Proteins found in one Panicum hallii strain FIL2 chromosome 4, PHallii_v3.1, whole genome shotgun sequence genomic segment:
- the LOC112888952 gene encoding protein Rf1, mitochondrial-like, producing the protein MRRRPSLSCPGHLPPHADMSRRASAARDRCLELERAIAGRVRSGSLGLDDAVKMFDELLPHARPASVRAFNHLLTAVSRAQGRGSSSSELVPSLFNRMARACSDKVAPNLHTYSILINRFCRIGRLELGFAAFGLILKTGWRVNGIVINPLLKGVCDRKCVSEAMDILLRRMPEFGCTPDVVSYSTVLKGLCDYKRAEEALELLHMMADDGGGSCPPNVVAYNTVINGLFRDGQVDKAYNLFREMDDRGISPTVVTYNTVINGLFRDGQVDKAYNLFREMDDQGISPTVVTYTTVIDGLSKAQAVDRAEGVLQQMIHKGVKPDNQTYNCLIHGYCSSGQGKEVVRMLKEMSAHGHKPDTVTCNLLLDHLCKSGRCTEARKIFDSMIEKGTKPNVTTYGVLLHGYATKGALSDMHGLLDLMVENGVSPNHHTFSIVLCAYAKGGMIDEAIHIFDQMRQQGLSPDVVSYGALIDALCKLGRVDEAMLKFDQMIHEGVTPGIVIFSSLVYGLCTVDKWEKAEELFSEMLNQGIHPDATFFTTIMRNLCNGGRVMEAQSLLDLMIHVGVRPNVISYNTLIDGYCLAGRMKEAMKLLDAMVRVGLKPDTVSFNTLLHGYCRAGRIEEAVKLLDAMIRVGLKPNTVSFSTLLHGYCRAGRIDDAVRLFREMLSNEVKPGIVTYNIVLHGLFQSGKFSEAKELYLNMIKSGMQLNIYTYSTILNGLCKNKCVDEAFKIFQSLCSKDFQLNIITFNIMIDALLKSGRKEDAMDMFTAISAHGLGPDVVTYRLMIENLIKEGLLEESDNLFSAMEKSGCTPDSCMLNALVRRLLRRGEIMRVGAYLSKIDEMNFSLEAATTSLLISVLSREEYQHHAKSLPQKYHFLKEINK; encoded by the coding sequence ATGCGGCGTCGTCCTTCCCTCTCATGCCCGGGCCACTTGCCTCCCCACGCCGACATGTCCCGccgcgcgagcgccgcccgcgaCCGGTGCTTGGAGCTGGAGCGCGCCATCGCTGGCCGCGTCCGCTCGGGAAGCCTTGGCCTCGACGACGCCGTCAAGATGTTCGACGAATTGCTCCCCCACGCAAGGCCGGCCTCGGTTCGCGCCTTCAACCATCTCCTCACCGCCGTCTCTCGCGCCCAGGGCAggggctcctcctcctctgagCTCGTCCCCTCCCTCTTCAACCGGATGGCCCGTGCTTGCTCCGACAAGGTAGCTCCCAACCTGCACACCTACAGCATCCTCATCAACCGCTTCTGCCGCATCGGACGCCTGGAGCTTGGTTTCGCCGCCTTTGGCCTCATCCTTAAGACAGGCTGGAGGGTGAATGGCATAGTCATCAATCCACTGCTCAAAGGTGTCTGTGACAGAAAGTGCGTGTCTGAGGCCATGGACATATTGCTCCGACGAATGCCTGAGTTTGGCTGCACGCCAGATGTAGTTTCATACAGCACAGTTCTAAAGGGTTTATGCGACTATAAGAGAGCTGAGGAGGCACTTGAGCTGCTCCACATGATGGCCGATGATGGAGGTGGTAGCTGCCCACCAAATGTCGTGGCGTACAATACCGTCATCAATGGCTTGTTTAGAGATGGTCAGGTGGACAAAGCTTACAACCTATTTCGTGAAATGGATGACCGGGGGATTTCGCCGACTGTTGTGACCTACAACACAGTCATCAATGGCTTGTTTAGAGACGGTCAGGTGGACAAAGCTTACAACCTATTTCGTGAAATGGATGACCAGGGGATTTCGCCGACTGTTGTGACCTACACCACAGTCATTGATGGCCTGAGCAAAGCTCAAGCAGTTGACAGGGCCGAGGGCGTCCTTCAGCAGATGATTCATAAAGGTGTCAAGCCAGACAATCAGACATATAATTGTCTGATCCATGGATATTGCTCTTCAGGACAGGGGAAAGAGGTGGTTCGAATGCTCAAAGAAATGTCCGCGCATGGTCATAAGCCAGATACTGTCACTTGTAATTTGCTGCTGGATCACCTTTGCAAGAGTGGAAGATGCACAGAGGCTAGAAAGATTTTTGATTCTATGATTGAAAAGGGCACAAAACCTAATGTAACTACATATGGCGTTCTGCTTCATGGTTATGCTACCAAAGGAGCTCTTTCTGATATGCATGGCCTCTTGGATTTGATGGTAGAAAATGGTGTTTCACCTAACCATCATACCTTTAGCATAGTTCTCTGTGCGTATGCTAAAGGTGGTATGATAGATGAGGCAATACATATATTTGACCAAATGAGGCAGCAAGGGTTGAGTCCTGATGTAGTCAGCTATGGAGCATTAATAGATGCACTTTGCAAGTTGGGAAGAGTGGATGAGGCAATGCTTAAATTCGATCAGATGATCCATGAAGGGGTGACTCCTGGTATCGTTATTTTTAGCTCACTAGTTTATGGACTGTGCACTGTTGACAAATGGGAGAAGGCCGAGGAATTATTTTCTGAAATGCTGAATCAAGGGATCCATCCCGATGCCACGTTCTTCACCACAATAATGCGTAACCTTTGCAATGGAGGACGGGTCATGGAAGCTCAGAGTCTCCTTGACTTGATGATACATGTAGGTGTGAGACCTAATGTTATCTCATATAATACATTAATAGATGGCTACTGCTTAGCTGGTAGGATGAAGGAAGCTATGAAGTTACTTGATGCTATGGTCCGAGTTGGCTTGAAACCAGATACTGTTTCTTTTAATACTTTGCTTCATGGCTATTGTAGAGCTGGCAGGATAGAGGAAGCTGTGAAGTTACTTGATGCTATGATCCGAGTTGGCTTGAAACCAAATACCGTTTCTTTTAGTACTTTGCTTCATGGCTATTGTAGAGCTGGCAGGATAGATGATGCAGTTAGACTATTCAGAGAAATGTTGAGCAATGAAGTTAAGCCTGGAATTGTCACTTATAACATTGTACTTCATGGTTTGTTTCAGTCTGGGAAGTTTTCTGAAGCAAAAGAACTCTATCTCAATATGATCAAAAGTGGAATGCAGCTGAACATTTACACGTACAGCACAATTCTGAATGGTCTTTGCAAAAATAAATGTGTTGATGAGGCATTTAAAATATTTCAGAGCCTATGTTCTAAGGATTTTCAACTTAACATCATTACCTTCAATATTATGATCGATGCTTTGCTCAAAAGCGGCAGAAAGGAAGATGCTATGGATATGTTCACTGCTATCTCTGCCCATGGTTTAGGTCCAGATGTTGTGACCTATCGCTTAATGATAGAAAATCTCATAAAAGAAGGGTTGCTTGAAGAGTCTGACAATCTGTTTTCAGCAATGGAAAAGAGTGGATGCACTCCAGACTCATGTATGCTAAATGCTCTAGTTAGGAGGCTGTTGCGTAGAGGTGAGATAATGAGGGTTGGGGCTTACCTCTCCAAAATTGATGAGATGAACTTCTCACTTGAGGCAGCCACTACTTCCTTGCTAATATCAGTTTTGTCGAGGGAGGAATATCAGCACCATGCAAAGTCCCTGCCTCAAAAGTATCATTTTCTTAAGGAGATCAATAAATGA